CCCTGTCAAAATAAGAGTCAAAAATTTTGTTAGGTCACACTTCTGACCTGCgatgcaaataaaaacaaGGATTGGTATTTTAGGCAACTGATACTGACTAACGTCATTGTAACAGAAAAGACACCCATGAAAAGAACAGAGAACACACAGGAACCAAAGACAAACGAGGATATGAATTGTACAAATACAGTGCATCCGAGGCAAAATCTCATCGAGTTGGTGGGAAATAATATTTTTGGTACTTTAGTTGGTTCTTTAGTTCCCAAAGTCTAGGATAACATATGGGCTTTGCACCAACAACTCCAAATACTATGACAGCAATCGGTAAAATCATATGATACAACCTTATGTGAGGAATATAACATCTCGATTACCTAAAAGATACCAAGGTATAACAGACAAACCAGTCTCCATAAACAATACAGTGATTCGCTACCAGGAAATGACAAATATTGAGGTCATTGGAGGCAAGGTTGTGAGGAACTGGTCAATGAGGAACTCATTAACCAAAGCACATCCTCGTACTATGAGACCACTGCATTTTGTCTAGGGCCCCAACTTCCGAGCACCCCGCAGAGAACCTGCAGGTATTTCAAAGCTAGCAAAAAGACTTTCCCTCAAAAGGCAATGGGGCCCTTTAACGTGTGAAAggatcaaacaaaaaaaatcaaacaattcATGTTTAAGATTTCCTTGGCTTTAATTCTAGATTTATGAAAACCTTAGCACCATAGAAAATGATTTCCAAATATTCACCTAACTATGCCCTGGAAACACTGGTGGGGCAACCATGTACATacatcaatttcacgtacaagATAAACTCTAGACTCTCAAATCCAAGAGCGACAGTACAGCAAACAAATCTTCCACTCACTACATGTGTATTTTTACTTCTACAAATATAGTGGTCATTGGAGGCAAGGCTGTGAGAAGATGGCCAATGAGAAACTCATAGACCAAAGCACATCCTCGTACTATGAGACCAATGCATTTTATCTAGGGCCCCAACTTCCGAGCACCCCGCAGAGAACCTGCAGGTTTTTCGAAGCTACCAAAAGAGCTTCCCCCAAATGGATTGAGGCCCTTGAATGCACATAGCTGAAGAGTGAAGCTTGCATCGTTTTATCAATCAGATACAAATTAGGCGGTGATCCCTAGGTGCCCATGATCTAGATTCTATTACACACAGTTCTGAACCTTAAAGCTCAGCACAATCACTGGAATACAGGCATAAACGTTTAGAATTACTAATCAGTACAGCATTCTACCTTAGATGCCTTAGATGCTGCTGGGGTACATGAAGACGCGGACCTTCTTGCCCTGCACGAACAAAAATCACCCaacaaaacaacatcagtTATGGGCACAACAAAAATCACCCAAACAACATCAGCAATGGGCACACGAATTAGGACCACGATGAGGCTTGAGGAACAACAGACTTACCATGGAGGTGGCCGGGAGGTTGGACCGGAACTGCGCGCGCACGACGCCGGAGTTGCCGTGCGGGCGCGTGACCTTGCCCCAGATGCACCGGACGGTGGTGCCGCTGCTCCTGGTCTTGGCCTTGTAGACGTAGGCGATGCGCTTCCCGGCGTACCACGACACGTCCTCCTTGGTGCTCAGCCCCTCGATCTGCAGCAGCGACGTGCTCTCGTACTGGTTCGACTTGGacctgcgccgccggcgaaaCCAAGTTCAGTGATTAACCTCccagccggcgcatcgcggACGGAGAAacggaggagaagagagatgGGTGGTCACCTCTTGTAGCCCAGGATGGTTCCTCGCACGTAGAGCCTGACGCGCTGGCCTTGGCGTCCCTTCACCATtatcgtcgccgccggtcgccgggGAGGGGTGGTGGTGGGAACTGGGAAGGGAAAGACGTGACGGCGCAGAGGAATGAACCCTAGAGGAGTTGGGGTTTTAAAAGTTTCCGGTGATAGATTGGACGGCCGAGATTGCGTCGTTAGGGCCTAATGGACTAGTGGTGGGTGATTTGTGTCGAGATCCTCGTCGAGGAAGCCCGTATGATTCCTGGGCCTGTTGGCTCATATGGGCTTGGTTCGAATGGCATAACGGGCCAGCTTCCTCCAACAAAAACTAACccttcgctcaaaaaaaaaactttttccCTCTCCAAcgaggaaaaaagaagatgatgcactctttctcaaaacaaaatcctCTAAAATACCTATACGCTCTCCGTTATTCTTTGGGGTGCCTATTCATTAAGAATGAAGAAATAGGTACTCATAATATTTATAGGATTAGCATGTTTAGGAGGAATATGCCAAAACCAAAAAACCAACATGCGAACTACTCACCTTATTAGAAGGACCGCTAAAAGCAACAACGGAATGCAAACCCTCAAAAACTTGACACTAATATTGGGAAACTAAGTGTGTGACCTCCAAGAAGGTTTGAGCAATCTGCATGCCGGCATTGCACATGAGAAATGCGACGGCTCTTCTATTTCCACGCATTGCACATCATGTGAAGCAATCGGGTGCAACGAGCAGGTTTGAGCAATCTGCATGCCGGTCTCCCATCACACGGGAAGGGGGCACGAGCGGATTGGATTAGGGTTGCAGCAATAGGGTCCCTGACGTAGGAGGCAATTGTGTTCCATGCTGCAAAAGTAAAAGGTCTTTCCATATGCGAGTTGCCAGCTCGGGTTGGCCTAAGCATAGTTGACAATGGGCACCATGAGGCCACCCTCAAACTTGTGCTATCAATGCATGGTTAGGATTGTTCGTGCAACAGGTGCCTATAAAAGAGCTCTCCCTTTGGTTCTGAATCTGCTTTCGAGACATTACTGGCAGTCACACCTATAAAAGATTTCATAGATGCTTGGCATGAAACGGCATCATAGAGTTGGTCCTGTCTTGTTGTCGTAGTACGATTTTTGTGGCGCTCAATGGCTTCGTTTATTGTCACCataacaagtttttttttaaagcatGGCACCCCAACAACTTGTTTTTGTTAAGAGGGAAGAAAatacaacaagaaaaacatatTCTACACGAGTTTTTGTTACTCTCTCCATCCCAAAAttagtgacgtgaatttgtataatgTCGTGGAGCACTGCCAAGTGTCAGCTAGTGCGCTTGCAAGTGTCTCAAAATCTCTGGGTTTGAGATGCTTGATTTTTCCTAGGAAATACTGATGTCACTGTGAGTATATCTAACAACTTGCCCAACGTGAACTGGTCAGACACGGTCATTGGTCTAGCCGTCTGAGCGTGACAATTGCGTTGACGCAAAGAAGACGACGACCAACAAATAAGCTTAGGTGAGATGCAGCAGCAATACCAATATGGTCCCAATCTGATGCCGCATTGACAGCGGCAGAGTGAAGTTACACGCCGTCGTACATGACCCAAATCTGACGCGCAGGACCCTTCATTTTCCGTCTTAATTCGTTCGCATCGTGCGTACACGACCAGAGAGAATCCGGAATCTTGAGGGGACACTTTCTTTTCCGTTAGTACAGTTCAGTGTATGCGCATGCCGCTGCAAATCCATGCACGTTTCAAGAAAAGCTCTTGGACGGCCAGGCACTCAAAGAGAGACAGGTAA
The Brachypodium distachyon strain Bd21 chromosome 2, Brachypodium_distachyon_v3.0, whole genome shotgun sequence genome window above contains:
- the LOC100832242 gene encoding 60S ribosomal protein L35a-1, with amino-acid sequence MVKGRQGQRVRLYVRGTILGYKRSKSNQYESTSLLQIEGLSTKEDVSWYAGKRIAYVYKAKTRSSGTTVRCIWGKVTRPHGNSGVVRAQFRSNLPATSMGKKVRVFMYPSSI